A window from Erythrobacter sp. YJ-T3-07 encodes these proteins:
- the rpsB gene encoding 30S ribosomal protein S2: protein MAAPTVTMQQLIEAGAHFGHQTHRWNPRMKPYIFGARNGVHIIDLSQTVPLMARALDFVASTAQANGKVLFVGTKRQAQEPVAEAARMSGQHFVNHRWLGGMLTNWKTISGSIKRLKTLEEQLSGDTSGLTKKEVLNLTRERDKLELSLGGIRDMGGIPDVMIVIDANKEDLAIKEANVLGIPVVAVLDSNTDPTGIAFPVPGNDDAARAVRLYCDAFGEAARKDGSNDPGVGEMENPPAEAAEATA, encoded by the coding sequence ATGGCGGCTCCTACCGTCACGATGCAGCAACTGATCGAGGCCGGCGCACACTTCGGCCACCAGACCCACCGCTGGAACCCGCGCATGAAGCCGTACATCTTCGGCGCGCGCAACGGTGTCCACATCATCGACCTGTCGCAGACCGTGCCCCTGATGGCGCGTGCGCTCGACTTCGTCGCCTCCACCGCGCAGGCGAACGGCAAGGTCCTGTTCGTCGGCACCAAGCGTCAGGCGCAGGAGCCCGTGGCCGAAGCGGCCCGCATGAGCGGCCAGCACTTCGTCAACCACCGCTGGCTGGGCGGCATGCTGACCAACTGGAAGACCATTTCCGGTTCGATCAAGCGCCTCAAGACGCTGGAAGAACAGCTTTCGGGCGACACCAGCGGCCTGACCAAGAAGGAAGTGCTCAACCTCACCCGCGAACGTGACAAGCTGGAGCTTTCGCTCGGCGGCATCCGCGACATGGGCGGCATTCCCGACGTGATGATCGTGATCGACGCCAACAAGGAAGACCTCGCGATCAAGGAAGCCAATGTGCTTGGCATTCCCGTGGTCGCGGTGCTCGATTCGAACACCGACCCGACCGGCATCGCCTTCCCCGTTCCGGGCAACGACGATGCGGCGCGGGCCGTGCGCCTGTACTGCGACGCCTTCGGCGAAGCGGCGCGCAAGGATGGATCGAACGATCCGGGCGTTGGCGAGATGGAAAATCCGCCTGCCGAGGCAGCCGAAGCAACCGCGTAA
- the tsf gene encoding translation elongation factor Ts, with translation MGAFTAADVKKLREKTGAGMMDAKKALEAADGDVEAAVDALRAKGLATAQKKSSRTAAEGLVGVAVDGTKGVAVEVNSETDFVAKNDQFQDFVRKTTQVALGANSDDVEALKGMDHPDGGTIGDKLTNNVATIGENQQVRRMKSVSVAQGLVVPYVHNAVSPNLGKIGVLVALESEADAATLETLGTKLAQHIAAAFPQALNAEGLDAELIERERAIAKEKAAESGKPENVQEKMVEGAVAKFAKENALLSQILVHDNKTPIEQVVAQAGKEAGKPIVLKDYVRFQLGEGIEKEESDFAAEVAAAVKG, from the coding sequence ATGGGCGCTTTTACCGCCGCTGACGTAAAGAAACTCCGCGAGAAGACCGGCGCGGGCATGATGGACGCCAAGAAGGCTCTCGAAGCCGCCGATGGCGACGTCGAAGCCGCGGTCGACGCACTGCGCGCCAAGGGCCTCGCCACTGCACAGAAGAAGTCCAGCCGCACCGCAGCCGAAGGCCTGGTCGGCGTGGCCGTCGACGGCACCAAGGGTGTCGCGGTCGAGGTGAACTCGGAAACCGACTTCGTCGCCAAGAACGACCAGTTCCAGGATTTCGTGCGCAAGACCACGCAGGTCGCGCTGGGCGCGAACAGCGACGACGTCGAAGCGCTCAAGGGCATGGATCACCCCGATGGCGGCACGATCGGCGACAAGCTGACCAACAATGTCGCGACCATCGGCGAGAACCAGCAGGTCCGCCGGATGAAGTCCGTCTCGGTCGCGCAGGGCCTCGTCGTGCCTTACGTTCACAACGCGGTTTCGCCGAACCTCGGCAAGATCGGCGTGCTCGTCGCGCTTGAGAGCGAGGCGGATGCCGCGACGCTCGAAACGCTCGGCACCAAGCTTGCCCAGCACATCGCGGCCGCGTTCCCGCAGGCGCTCAACGCCGAAGGTCTCGACGCCGAACTGATCGAACGTGAGCGTGCGATCGCCAAGGAAAAGGCAGCCGAGAGCGGCAAGCCCGAGAACGTGCAGGAAAAGATGGTCGAAGGCGCGGTGGCGAAGTTCGCCAAGGAAAACGCGCTGCTGAGCCAGATTCTGGTCCACGACAACAAGACCCCGATCGAACAGGTCGTCGCGCAGGCGGGCAAGGAAGCCGGCAAGCCGATCGTCCTGAAGGACTACGTCCGCTTCCAGCTGGGCGAAGGCATCGAGAAGGAAGAAAGCGACTTCGCAGCCGAAGTCGCCGCGGCGGTGAAGGGCTAA
- a CDS encoding metallophosphoesterase produces MPASPEPSEPISRPRLPRLRWLLLPLAVLAAITSIKTWQNTLGDPVVRATTVTLPDMPADSTPVTVALISDIHVAGPDMPPERVERIVAQINARRPDAVLIAGDLVSEKRGTSHVYRPDQIIAPLAGLKAPLGVFLVPGNHDHWFGWPALKRELAKTPITVLENEAAQAGPLLIGGLDDDYTGRDNIPKTLAAMDRLKGGRIILSHSPDPLPDLPKGSVILAGHTHCGQIRLPLVGAIATQSRYGDRFACGRTDDPAGTAIVGAGLGTSLLPIRFGTGPEIWLIKMRPPGRNPTAAK; encoded by the coding sequence ATGCCTGCTTCACCCGAGCCTTCCGAGCCGATCTCTCGCCCACGCCTCCCGCGTCTGCGCTGGCTGCTACTGCCGCTGGCCGTGCTCGCAGCGATCACGAGCATCAAGACATGGCAGAACACGCTCGGCGATCCGGTCGTGCGCGCGACCACGGTGACCCTGCCCGACATGCCCGCAGACAGCACGCCGGTAACCGTCGCGCTGATCTCCGACATCCACGTCGCCGGGCCCGACATGCCGCCGGAACGGGTGGAGCGGATCGTCGCGCAGATCAACGCGCGGCGGCCGGATGCGGTGCTGATCGCGGGCGATCTGGTGAGCGAGAAGCGCGGCACATCGCATGTCTATCGCCCGGACCAGATCATCGCGCCGCTGGCCGGACTGAAGGCGCCGCTGGGTGTCTTCCTCGTACCCGGCAATCACGATCACTGGTTCGGGTGGCCCGCGCTCAAGCGGGAGCTGGCCAAAACGCCGATCACCGTACTGGAGAATGAAGCGGCGCAGGCCGGGCCGCTGCTGATCGGCGGGCTCGACGACGATTACACGGGCCGTGACAATATACCGAAAACGCTGGCCGCGATGGACCGGCTGAAGGGTGGCCGCATCATCCTCAGCCACAGTCCCGATCCGCTGCCGGACCTCCCAAAAGGCTCGGTCATCCTCGCGGGCCATACACATTGCGGCCAGATCAGGCTGCCGCTGGTCGGCGCGATCGCGACCCAGTCACGCTACGGCGACCGCTTTGCCTGCGGCAGGACCGACGATCCCGCCGGGACCGCGATCGTCGGCGCGGGGCTCGGCACCAGCCTCCTGCCGATCCGCTTCGGCACAGGGCCCGAAATATGGCTCATAAAAATGCGGCCGCCGGGCAGAAACCCGACGGCCGCGAAATAA
- the pyrH gene encoding UMP kinase, protein MPIKNAKRILLKLSGEVLMGEQEFGIDPAFVLELAQEVKQAKDEGWEICLVIGGGNIFRGMAGAAQGMDRAQADYMGMLATVMNALAMQSALEQLGVPTRVQSAVQMDQVCEPVIRRRAERHLEKGRIVIFAAGVGAPYFTTDSGAALRAAEMRCDALFKGTSVDGVYDSDPKKNPQAKRYDSVTYDKVLADNLRVMDASAVALCRDNSIPIVVFSIREKGNLARVLAGEGVQTIVQED, encoded by the coding sequence ATGCCGATCAAGAACGCCAAGCGCATCCTCCTGAAACTCTCGGGCGAAGTGCTGATGGGCGAGCAGGAATTCGGCATCGACCCGGCCTTCGTCCTCGAGCTGGCGCAGGAAGTGAAGCAGGCGAAGGACGAAGGGTGGGAAATCTGCCTCGTCATCGGCGGTGGGAACATCTTCCGCGGCATGGCCGGCGCTGCGCAGGGAATGGACCGCGCGCAGGCCGATTACATGGGCATGCTGGCCACGGTGATGAATGCGCTGGCGATGCAGAGCGCGCTCGAACAGCTGGGCGTGCCCACACGCGTGCAGAGCGCCGTGCAGATGGATCAGGTGTGCGAGCCGGTGATCCGTCGCCGGGCGGAGCGGCATCTGGAGAAGGGCCGCATCGTGATCTTCGCAGCAGGCGTCGGCGCGCCCTATTTCACCACCGATAGCGGCGCCGCCCTGCGTGCAGCCGAAATGCGCTGCGACGCGCTGTTCAAGGGCACCAGCGTGGACGGGGTCTATGATTCCGATCCCAAGAAGAACCCGCAGGCAAAGCGTTACGACAGCGTCACCTACGACAAGGTGCTGGCAGACAATCTGAGGGTGATGGACGCGAGCGCCGTGGCGCTGTGCCGCGACAACAGCATCCCGATCGTCGTCTTCTCGATCCGCGAAAAGGGTAATCTTGCCCGTGTTCTCGCAGGCGAAGGCGTGCAAACGATCGTTCAGGAAGACTAG
- the frr gene encoding ribosome recycling factor has protein sequence MAKYDKSDIERRMQGAVESLKGDLGGLRTGRANTSLLDPVVVEVYGSMMPLNQVATVSAPEPRMLSVQVWDKANVSAVEKGIAHANLGLNPMQDGQTLRIPMPDLTEERRKDLAKVADKYGESAKIAIRNVRRDGMEALKEDEKKKDISEDDRKRSEDEVQKLTDKYVADTDAAVEHKKKEILSQ, from the coding sequence ATGGCGAAATACGACAAGAGCGATATCGAGCGCCGGATGCAGGGCGCGGTGGAAAGCCTCAAGGGCGATCTCGGTGGTCTGCGCACGGGCCGTGCGAATACCAGCCTGCTCGATCCCGTGGTGGTCGAGGTCTACGGATCGATGATGCCTCTCAACCAGGTGGCGACAGTCTCGGCTCCCGAGCCGCGCATGCTCAGCGTGCAGGTGTGGGACAAGGCCAATGTCAGCGCGGTTGAGAAGGGCATCGCGCACGCAAACCTGGGCCTCAACCCGATGCAGGACGGCCAGACGCTGCGCATCCCGATGCCAGACCTGACCGAAGAGCGCCGCAAGGATCTTGCCAAGGTCGCCGACAAATATGGCGAGAGCGCGAAGATCGCGATCCGCAATGTGCGCCGCGACGGGATGGAAGCGCTTAAGGAAGACGAGAAGAAGAAGGACATTTCCGAGGACGATCGCAAGCGGTCGGAGGACGAAGTCCAGAAGCTGACCGACAAGTATGTCGCCGACACGGATGCGGCCGTCGAGCACAAGAAAAAGGAAATCCTGTCGCAGTGA
- the uppS gene encoding polyprenyl diphosphate synthase — protein sequence MPEENQARHVAIIMDGNGRWAKRRGLPRAMGHKRGVEAVRKLVRSLEGTGIECLTLYAFSSENWKRPEEEVSDLMNLMRSFIRSDLEEFVANGVRLKIVGDWRALDPDIVAMLEDALERTAGGTHTVAVALNYGSQQEIAGAARAAAEEGEITPEAIERHLFTADLPPVDLLIRTSGEVRLSNFLLWQMAYAEMIFVDTLWPDFGPEDLRKALDVFAKRERRYGGR from the coding sequence ATGCCGGAAGAAAACCAGGCCAGACATGTCGCCATCATCATGGATGGCAATGGACGCTGGGCGAAGCGCCGCGGCCTGCCGCGCGCGATGGGCCACAAGCGCGGGGTGGAGGCGGTCCGCAAGCTGGTCCGCAGTCTGGAGGGCACCGGGATCGAGTGTCTGACGCTCTACGCCTTCAGCTCCGAGAACTGGAAGCGCCCGGAGGAAGAGGTGTCCGACCTCATGAACCTCATGCGCAGCTTCATCCGCTCCGACCTTGAAGAATTCGTGGCCAACGGCGTGCGGCTCAAGATCGTCGGCGACTGGCGCGCGCTCGATCCCGATATCGTCGCGATGCTGGAGGATGCGCTGGAGCGTACCGCTGGTGGCACGCACACCGTGGCGGTCGCGCTCAATTACGGCTCGCAGCAGGAGATCGCAGGCGCGGCCCGCGCGGCGGCGGAGGAGGGTGAGATCACCCCCGAGGCGATCGAGCGGCACCTGTTTACCGCCGACCTGCCGCCGGTCGACCTGCTGATCCGCACCAGCGGCGAGGTGCGCCTGTCGAATTTTCTGCTATGGCAAATGGCTTATGCGGAAATGATTTTCGTCGATACGCTGTGGCCGGATTTTGGTCCTGAAGATTTGCGCAAGGCGCTCGACGTCTTTGCGAAGAGGGAGAGGCGCTATGGAGGCCGCTGA
- a CDS encoding phosphatidate cytidylyltransferase, translating to MEAAESEGAEKPTLEEVREHSRRKTLGIRAASAAVMLAIAVAVYWALGPRGLDIIVAVVAALCFFELLFLIVKATDNVAFRLAGILAGAVYIGLAALILIDFDVQYFYMAIAVVVFADTFAYIFGTLIGGPRIMPKVSPNKTWAGLIGGMFGGFLALTPLIYLSSRIMGVLDMQALTVAAVAGPVLAVIALAGDLFESWLKRKAGVKDSSRLIPGHGGFFDRFDGVIPVAIVIGVIVSLA from the coding sequence ATGGAGGCCGCTGAGAGCGAAGGCGCAGAAAAGCCGACGCTGGAAGAGGTGCGCGAGCATTCGCGGCGCAAGACGCTGGGCATCAGGGCCGCCTCTGCGGCGGTGATGCTCGCGATTGCGGTTGCGGTGTACTGGGCGCTGGGCCCCCGGGGGCTGGACATCATCGTGGCAGTGGTCGCCGCGCTGTGTTTCTTCGAACTGCTGTTCCTGATCGTGAAGGCGACCGACAACGTCGCATTCCGTCTGGCGGGGATCCTGGCAGGCGCGGTATATATCGGGCTTGCGGCGCTGATCCTGATCGATTTCGACGTGCAGTATTTCTACATGGCGATCGCGGTCGTCGTGTTCGCCGATACCTTCGCCTATATCTTCGGGACGCTGATCGGTGGCCCGCGCATCATGCCCAAGGTCAGCCCGAACAAGACTTGGGCGGGGCTGATCGGCGGAATGTTCGGCGGCTTCCTCGCGCTGACCCCGCTGATCTATCTTTCTTCGAGGATCATGGGTGTGCTGGACATGCAGGCCCTGACCGTCGCCGCCGTCGCTGGGCCTGTCCTGGCGGTGATCGCGCTGGCCGGCGACCTGTTCGAAAGCTGGTTGAAGCGTAAGGCGGGGGTCAAGGATTCCAGCCGCCTGATCCCGGGCCATGGCGGCTTCTTCGACCGGTTCGACGGCGTCATCCCGGTCGCGATCGTGATCGGCGTGATCGTGTCCCTGGCGTGA